In Odontesthes bonariensis isolate fOdoBon6 chromosome 6, fOdoBon6.hap1, whole genome shotgun sequence, one genomic interval encodes:
- the LOC142382867 gene encoding betaine--homocysteine S-methyltransferase 1-like, whose translation MAPTKKGILDRLNAGEIVIGDGGFVFALEKRGYVKAGPWTPEAAVTHPEAVRQLHREFLRAGANVMQTFTFYASDDKLANRGQTLKYTGQQINEAACDLAREVANEGDALVAGGVSQTPSYLSCKSETEVKAIFKKQLDVFVKKNVDFMIAEYFEHVEEAEWAVQVLKTSGKPVAACLCIGPEGDMHGVSPGECAVRLVKAGAQIVGVNCHFDPLTCVKAVKMMKEGVEKAGLKAHYMVQPLAFHTPDCNCQGFIDLPEFPFALEPRILTRWDMHKYAREAYKVGIRFIGGCCGFEAYHIRAVAEELASERGIMPPGSEKHGMWGSGLEMHTKPWVRARSRREYWENIMPATGLPKSPSMSTPEGWGVTRGHTELMQHKEATSSQEMKHVLEMQKKVKSSA comes from the exons ATGGCACCTACAAAGAAG GGTATCCTTGATCGTCTTAATGCTGGGGAGATCGTTATTGGCGATGGAGGTTTCGTGTTTGCTCTGGAGAAGAGAGGTTACGTGAAGGCTGGGCCATGGACTCCTGAGGCTGCTGTCACTCATCCTGAGGCTG TGCGACAGCTACACAgggagttcctgagggccggaGCTAACGTCATGCAGACATTTACATTCTATGCCAGTGATGACAAACTCGCCAACAGGGGTCAGACACTGAAATACACC GGGCAACAAATTAATGAGGCAGCTTGTGACCTGGCAAGAGAAGTAGCCAATGAGGGAGACGCACTGGTGGCTGGAGGAGTGTCCCAGACTCCATCCTACCTGAGCTGCAAGAGTGAGACAGAAGTGAAAGCCATCTTCAAGAAGCAGCTGGATGTGTTTGTAAAGAAGAATGTGGATTTCATGATTGCTGAG TACTTTGAGCATGTTGAGGAGGCAGAGTGGGCCGTGCAGGTGCTGAAGACCAGCGGGAAGCCCGTAGCTGCTTGTCTGTGCATTGGCCCAGAGGGAGACATGCACGGCGTCTCACCCGGAGAGTGTGCCGTCAGGCTGGTGAAGGCTG GTGCCCAGATTGTGGGAGTCAACTGCCATTTTGACCCATTGACCTGCGTAAAAGCTGTCAAGATGATGAAGGAGGGGGTGGAGAAGGCTGGGCTGAAGGCTCACTACATGGTGCAGCCACTGGCATTCCACACTCCAGACTGCAACTGTCAGGGATTCATTGATCTCCCAGAGTTCCCCTTCG cCCTGGAACCAAGGATTCTGACCAGATGGGATATGCACAAGTACGCCAGAGAGGCCTACAaggttggcatccgattcattGGAGGCTGCTGTGGGTTTGAGGCGTATCACATCAGGGCTGTGGCAGAAGAGCTGGCCTCTGAGAGAGGAATAATGCCCCCTGGATCAGAGAAACATGGAATGTGGGGTTCTGGTCTGGAGATGCACACCAAACCTTGGGTCAGAGCCAG GTCCCGACGTGAGTACTGGGAGAACATTATGCCTGCAACTGGTCTTCCAAAGAGCCCGTCCATGTCCACACCAGAGGGCTGGGGTGTGACCAGAGGCCACACTGAACTGATGCAGCACAAAGAAGCCACCAGCTCCCAGGAAATGAAGCACGTGCTGGAGATGCAAAAGAAGGTCAAGTCCTCTGCATGA
- the LOC142382868 gene encoding betaine--homocysteine S-methyltransferase 1 — MAPTKKGILERLDAGEIVIGDGGFVFALEKRGYVKAGPWTPEAAAEYPEAVRQLHREFLRAGANVMQTFSFYASDDKLENRGNKLTFTGAQINEAACDLARQVANEGDALVAGGVSQTPSYLSCKSETEVKAIFKKQLDVFIKKNVDFLIAEYFEHVEEAVWAVEVLKQTGKPVAACLCIGPEGDMHGVTPGECAVRLVKAGAQIVGINCHFDPMTCVKAVKMMKEGVEKAGLKAHYMVQPLAFHTPDCSCQGFIDLPEFPFGLEPRILSRWDMHKYAREAYNAGIHFIGGCCGFEPYHIRAVAEELAPERGFLPPASEKHGIWGAGLEMHTKPWVRARARRDYWENLKPASGRPLCPSLSNPDGWGITKGHAELMQQREATSKDQLKQLFHRSKAQ; from the exons ATGGCACCAACAAAGAAG GGAATCTTGGAGCGTCTTGACGCTGGGGAGATTGTCATTGGTGATGGAGGCTTTGTGTTTGCTCTGGAGAAAAGAGGCTACGTGAAGGCTGGACCCTGGACCCCTGAGGCTGCAGCAGAGTACCCTGAAGCAG TGCGTCAGCTGCACAGGGAGTTCCTGCGTGCTGGAGCCAATGTTATGCAGACATTCTCCTTCTATGCCAGCGATGACAAGCTGGAGAACAGAGGCAACAAGCTCACCTTTACT GGAGCACAAATTAACGAGGCCGCCTGTGATTTGGCCCGTCAAGTTGCCAACGAGGGTGACGCTCTGGTTGCCGGAGGAGTGTCCCAGACTCCATCCTACCTGAGCTGTAAGAGTGAGACAGAGGTGAAGGCCATCTTCAAGAAGCAGCTGGACGTgttcatcaagaaaaacgtgGACTTTCTGATTGCTGAG TACTTTGAGCATGTTGAAGAAGCCGTGTGGGCTGTGGAAGTGCTGAAGCAGACAGGGAAACCTGTGGCTGCTTGTCTGTGCATTGGACCCGAGGGAGACATGCACGGTGTTACACCAGGGGAGTGCGCTGTCAGGCTGGTGAAAGCAG GTGCCCAGATTGTGGGAATCAACTGCCACTTTGACCCCATGACCTGCGTAAAGGCCGTCAAGATGATGAAGGAGGGAGTAGAGAAGGCTGGGCTGAAGGCTCACTACATGGTGCAGCCACTGGCATTTCACACTCCTGACTGCAGCTGTCAGGGATTCATTGATCTCCCAGAGTTCCCCTTCG gtCTGGAGCCCAGGATTCTAAGTCGCTGGGATATGCACAAGTACGCTAGAGAAGCCTACAATGCCGGCATTCACTTCATTGGTGGCTGCTGTGGATTTGAGCCGTATCACATCAGGGCTGTGGCGGAGGAGCTTGCCCCAGAAAGAGGTTTTCTCCCACCTGCATCTGAGAAACATGGCATCTGGGGTGCTGGTCTTGAGATGCACACTAAGCCCTGGGTCAGAGCCAG agCCCGTCGTGATTATTGGGAGAACCTGAAGCCAGCCTCTGGCCGCCCCCTTTGTCCCTCCCTGTCTAACCCTGATGGCTGGGGTATTACCAAGGGTCACGCTGAACTCATGCAGCAGAGAGAGGCCACCTCCAAGGACCAACTCAAACAGCTGTTTCACAGGTCAAAGGCCCAGTGA
- the kgd4 gene encoding alpha-ketoglutarate dehydrogenase component 4 — MGSKVSSKMAAPTARVIQAVRPHAPLIKFPNRLGMPKPNAQEASKMLAVNLPEHNAPSSPLAAAPPPLTRPHVPLTPVPGTPDTLASIQLFPARYRRRQLTVEEMDFIQRGGPE; from the exons ATGGGGAGCAAAGTCAGCTCCAAAATGGCAGCTCCCACCGCCAGAGTAATTCAG gcTGTAAGGCCACACGCTCCTCTGATCAAGTTCCCCAACAGACTGGGCATGCCAAAGCCCAATG CCCAAGAGGCTTCCAAAATGTTGGCGGTTAACCTTCCAGAGCACAACGCCCCCAGTTCCCCATTAGCGGCTGCACCGCCTCCGTTAACAAGACCTCATGTACCTTTGACTCCAGTCCCCGGCACGCCAGACACCCTGGCATCTATTCAGCTTTTTCCTGCGAGGTACCGCAGGAGACAGTTAACAGTAGAAGAAATGGACTTCATCCAG CGAGGTGGACCGGAGTGA
- the pdxp gene encoding pyridoxal phosphate phosphatase, whose product MAGAFGFKGCQKIRGPQIRSLLEAKDFFLFDCDGVIWHGENAITGAAKVVNALIRQGKNVVFVTNNCTRPRENYVHKFYRLGFTDVMLEQIFSSSYCSALYLRDVVKVPGQVFVVGCDGLRRELLEEGIPCVEETDDPDATIYNCALAPDVKAVLVGHDDKLTFLKLAKASCYLKDPDCLFLATDPDPWHPLSGGRILPGSGSLTAALEVASGRKATVIGKPSRFMFDCISSQFSGVDPAQCLMVGDRLETDMLFGSNCGLDTMLTLTGVSQFEEAQEYRNSELTSNQSFVPDYVVDTIADFLPAFEELEEQSN is encoded by the exons ATGGCAGGCGCCTTTGGCTTCAAAGGCTGCCAGAAAATCCGGGGTCCGCAGATTAGAAGTCTGCTCGAGGCGAAGGATTTCTTTCTCTTCGACTGCGACGGGGTCATATGGCACGGAGAGAATGCGATCACGGGCGCGGCGAAGGTGGTTAACGCGCTGATACGCCAGGGGAAAAACGTGGTGTTCGTCACCAACAACTGTACCAGGCCGCGGGAGAATTACGTGCACAAGTTCTACCGGCTGGGCTTCACCGACGTGATGCTGGAGCAGATCTTCAGCTCGTCTTACTGCTCGGCTCTCTACCTGAGAGACGTCGTCAAGGTCCCCGGCCAGGTGTTCGTCGTCGGCTGCGACGGACTTCGCAGAGAGCTGCTGGAGGAGGGGATCCCCTGCGTGGAGGAGACGGACGATCCGGACGCCACCATCTACAACTGCGCCCTGGCCCCGGACGTCAAGGCAGTGCTGGTGGGACATGATGACAAACTGACTTTTCTCAAACTGGCCAAAGCGTCGTGTTACCTGAAGGATCCGGACTGTCTGTTTCTGGCCACCGACCCCGATCCCTGGCACCCGCTGTCAGGCGGAAGGATACTGCCAG GTTCTGGGTCTCTAACTGCGGCCCTTGAGGTCGCCTCAGGTCGCAAGGCCACCGTGATCGGCAAGCCCAGCCGCTTCATGTTTGACTGCATCTCCAGCCAGTTCAGCGGGGTGGATCCCGCCCAGTGCCTGATGGTCGGGGACCGCCTGGAGACAGATATGCTGTTCGGGTCCAACTGCGGCCTGGACACCATGCTCACTCTCACCGGTGTGTCTCAGTTCGAAGAGGCCCAGGAGTACAGGAATAGTGAGCTGACCTCCAACCAAAGCTTTGTGCCCGATTATGTGGTGGACACCATCGCTGATTTCTTACCGGCCTTTGAGGAACTGGAAGAACAAAGCAACTGA